The proteins below are encoded in one region of Cyclopterus lumpus isolate fCycLum1 chromosome 8, fCycLum1.pri, whole genome shotgun sequence:
- the pih1d1 gene encoding PIH1 domain-containing protein 1, with protein MTTDSSLLNSELELQQQEELYQQLLLQTMGKIPTENPDSKVIRPQPGMCVKTLSEPGHQKIFVNICQSNSVPLPPEISREELVELLQSEDPSGYRVPMSLGEPHTEVDNNSQGCTAYDVVVNQEFFQQCQEDPLFQQFVILVSLEGLENKYNLELSRDWKVLKNRKFLGSVSEQNIRTKSRPVIQELQPPEDSTATAKRPEFTLLIEPPAGEPEYLIAEIQLPGVPSARSLVLDVGEDRLTLTARPSLFHLDVFHAFLVDQENSVAQYNNSTQVLTVTMPVVSS; from the exons ATGACGACGGACTCCTCACTCCTCAACTCCGAGCTGGAGTTACAGCAGCAAGAGGAGCTGtatcagcagctgctgctgcag ACGATGGGAAAGATACCAACTGAAAATCCAGACTCCAAAGTAATTCGACCACAACCTG GCATGTGTGTGAAGACTCTCTCGGAGCCAGGCCATCAGAAGATCTTCGTCAACATCTGCCAGTCAAACTCGGTCCCGCTGCCTCCAGAGATCTCCAGAGAGGAGCTTGTGGAGCTGCTCCAATCGGAGGATCCCAGCGGCTACAGAGTTCCCATGAGCCTCGGCGAGCCACACACAGAAGTGGACAACA ACTCTCAGGGTTGCACAGCGTATGATGTGGTCGTCAACCAGGAGTTCTTCCAGCagtgccag gAGGATCCCTTGTTCCAGCAGTTTGTTATTTTGGTGTCTTTGGAGGGTTTGGAGAACAAATACAATCTGGAGCTaagtagag ACTGGAAGGTGTTGAAGAACAGAAAGTTCCTGGGTTCCGTCAGCGAGCAGAACATTCGGACGAAGAGCAGGCCGGTGATTCAAGAGCTGCAGCCTCC GGAGGATTCCACTGCTACGGCCAAAAG ACCAGAGTTCACGCTGCTCATAGAGCCCCCTGCTGGTGAACCTGAGTACCTCATTGCAGAAATACAGCTACCCGGAGTG CCATCGGCTCGCTCTCTGGTCCTGGACGTCGGAGAGGACCGCCTGACGTTGACAGCTAGGCCTTCGCTCTTCCATCTCGACGTCTTCCACGCCTTCCTCGTTGACCAGGAGAACAGCGTGGCACAGTACAACAACAGCActcag GTCCTTACAGTCACGATGCCAGTGGTGTCCTCGTGA
- the tnnt1 gene encoding troponin T, slow skeletal muscle: MSDVEEEYEDQEAEEEQEEEPELAEEDEGEQQEYHEEERPKPKPMVPQLAAPKIPEGDRVDFDDIHRKRMEKDLLELHTLIDVHFDQRKKDEEELIGLKDRIERRRSERAEIQRVRAEKEKDRQNRIALDRHRREEDEAKKKAEDEFKKKKVLSGIGANFGGFLAKTETRKGKRLTGREIKRKTLGERRQQLSMDSMREDALKQQAQEMWNCIYQLESEKFDFIEYMKHQKYEIIVLLNRIQHAQKFKKIHGKGKVGGRWK, encoded by the exons ATGTCCGATGTAGAAGAGGAGTACGA GGATCAGG AGgctgaagaggagcaggaggaggagcctgagctggcagaggaggatgaaggag AGCAGCAGGAGTACCACG AGGAGGAGCGCCCCAAACCCAA aCCCATGGTGCCTCAACTTGCTGCTCCAAAGATCCCCGAGGGGGACCGGGTGGACTTTGAT GACATCCACAGAAAGCGCATGGAGAAGGACTTACTGGAGCTGCATACTCTGATCGACGTCCACTTCGATCAaaggaagaaggacgaggaggagctCATCGGCCTCAAGGACCGAATT GAGCGTCGTCGTTCAGAGAGAGCTGAGATCCAGAGGGTGAGAgcggagaaggagaaggaccgACAGAACAGGATTgcg TTGGATCGTcacagaagagaggaggatgaggccAAGAAGAAGGCGGAAGATGAattcaagaagaagaaagtgctGTCTGGCATTGGAGCAAACTTTGGAGGCTTCCTGGCCAAG ACAGAGACGAGGAAGGGCAAGCGTCTGACGGGCAGAGAGATCAAGAGGAAGACTCTGGGTGAGAGACGGCAGCAGCTCAGCATGGACAGCATGAGGGAGGACGCGCTCAA GCAACAGGCCCAGGAGATGTGGAACTGCATCTACCAGCTGGAGTCTGAGAAGTTCGACTTCATAGAGTACATGAAGCACCAGAAATACGAG ATCATTGTGCTGCTCAACAGAATCCAACACGCTCAGAAATT TAAAAAGATCCACGGCAAAGGGAAGGTGGGCGGTCGCTGGAAGtaa
- the syt5a gene encoding synaptotagmin Va, with protein sequence MRLVSVAGGRLRRAAEEEERERPPAPSHRSNHQFASMKNKFFNELTHLPNHKLNMPMWAVGAIVVVVLALVACMGFCIYKKCCNKGKKPKKVRERKGGRGRRKKDKDGEDGDEKEGEDGKEDEEKENFGKLEYSLDYNFNDNQLIVGILQAQDLAAMDLGGTSDPYVKVYMLPDKKKKFETKIQRKNLCPVFNETFSFKIPYSELGGQTLVLQVFDFDRFGKHDVIGEIKIPMNSVDLAQPIQEWKDLVGGEKEEQEKLGDICISLRYVPTAGKLTINIMEAKNLKKMDVGGLSDPFVKVVLQHNGKRLKKKKTTVKQNTLNPYFNESFSFEIPFSQIQKIQVVITVYDYDKLGSNDAIGKCWMGYGASGVGLRHWSDMLANPRRPVAQWHTLQTEEDVDAALKAPIR encoded by the exons ATGCGATTGGTCAGCGTGGCCGGGGGGCGGCTCCGCAGGGCGgccgaggaggaagagagggagcgcCCACCGGCTCCCTCGCACCGCTCCAACCACCAGTTTGCCAGCATGAAGAACAAGTTCTTCAATGAGCTCACACACCTGCcaa ATCATAAACTCAATA TGCCCATGTGGGCGGTGGGAGCTATTGTGGTCGTGGTCCTCGCCCTTGTTGCCTGCATGGGATTCTGCATCTACAAGAAGTGCTGCAATAAGGGCAAGAAGCCCAAGAAGGTCcgtgagaggaagggaggacgAGGGCGCAGGAAGAAGGATAaggatggtgaggatggagATGAGAAG GAGGGAGAGGATGGGaaggaagatgaagagaaggagaacTTTGGCAAACTGGAGTACTCGCTGGACTATAACTTCAATGATAACCAG ctgaTAGTCGGCATCCTCCAGGCGCAGGACCTCGCAGCCATGGACTTGGGCGGGACCTCAGATCCCTACGTCAAAGTCTACATGCTGccggacaagaagaagaagttcgAAACCAAAATCCAGCGCAAGAACCTTTGTCCCGTCTTCAATGAGACCTTCTCCTTTAAG ATACCCTACAGTGAGTTGGGTGGTCAGACTTTGGTGCTGCAGGTGTTTGACTTTGACCGTTTCGGTAAACACGATGTCATCGGCGAGATCAAGATCCCCATGAACAGCGTCGACCTCGCCCAGCCAATACAAGAATGGAAGGACCTGgttggaggagagaaagaggag CAAGAGAAGCTGGGCGATATCTGCATCTCCCTTCGCTACGTCCCCACGGCCGGGAAGCTAACGATCAACATCATGGAAGCCAAGAACCTGAAGAAGATGGATGTTGGAGGACTGTCAG ATCCCTTTGTCAAGGTGGTGCTACAGCACAATGGGAAGcgactgaagaagaagaagacaacggTCAAACAAAACACTCTGAATCCTTACTTCAACGAGAGCTTTAGCTTTGAGATCCCCTTCTCCCAGATCCAG AAAATCCAGGTGGTGATCACCGTGTACGACTACGACAAGCTGGGCAGCAACGATGCCATCGGCAAGTGCTGGATGGGCTACGGCGCCTCAGGCGTCGGGCTACGCCACTGGTCCGACATGCTGGCCAATCCCAGGCGCCCAGTGGCCCAGTGGCACACGCtgcagacggaggaggacgtggaTGCTGCTCTGAAGGCCCCCATCCGCtaa